In the genome of Populus alba chromosome 11, ASM523922v2, whole genome shotgun sequence, one region contains:
- the LOC118054800 gene encoding uncharacterized protein, whose translation MACFVPFNNRNLEISFFIFRPIVAVVDELVETLKHFSACTESLGCVQSSIFKSIHGNMIIWYGAWMKKSCENKELLTGELVSMLSNISSMAILIEHGFFDAYAGESRDDSSAARLCKEDTISMSMIVSPEADDINDLSYANLALFKSQFLKMEGANSGVCLTCKSVQQPRVACLHVWKSLSFCYSWILNSDYRRTILPYLERFSFVIKYDMFRVIFVSSDNVL comes from the exons ATGGCATGTTTTGTGCCTTTCAACAACAGAAATTTGgagataagtttttttatcttcagGCCAATAGTTGCGGTGGTTGATGAGCTTGTTGAGACGCTAAAACATTTCTCTGCTTGCACTGAAAGTCTTGGTTGTGTTCAAAGTTCCATATTCAAAAGCATCCATGGAAATATG ATCATATGGTATGGagcatggatgaagaaatcttGCGAAAACAAAGAGTTGTTAACCGGAGAGCTA GTATCTATGTTATCAAACATATCAAGCATGGCTATCTTGATTGAACATGGCTTTTTTGATGCGTATGCTGGAGAGTCAAGAGATGATTCCTCTGCTGCAAGACTCTGCAAAGAAGACACGATTTCTATGAGCATGATAGTATCGCCGGAAGCTGACGATATCAACGACCTCTCCTATGCCAACTTAGCTTTATTCAAGTCTCAGTTCCTCAAGATGGAAGGTGCTAATTCTGGAGTGTGCTTGACTTGCAAAAGTGTCCAGCAGCCTAGAGTGGCATGTCTTCATGTATGGAAATCCTTGAGTTTTTGCTATTCATGGATTCTAAATTCGGATTACAGGAGGACCATACTACCTTATCTTGAACGCTTTTCTTTTGTTATCAAGTATGACATGTTTCGGGTAATCTTTGTCAGTAGCGACAATGTACTATAG
- the LOC118054839 gene encoding uncharacterized protein, whose product MSSRDGSTPSSDPSMPQSSQPSISMSSGSRGRTDLAWGHCREAPELSVGAKGEVEQCRKYPPDVRHQMLLNLKGNVGGKKRVREMQADFNPLNARQREHEEMMIRQLEDDDGDYDKDDEDISTKKHMLPLKIVKEKKIQSTSTNCWQRKEAVEQCDLALAKWMIDACVPFNAVNSVYYQHAINVVTSMDHGYKGPNLHTIHGYYLEKAVDEVKIYVETYREIWKKTSCTLMVDGWTDQKRRNLINFLIYCPKGTIFLKTVDVSNVSKTTRLLYQLFREVVLYVGVQNIVHMVTNNAANYIVAGKLLMEEFPSIFWSICAAHCINLILQDIGKLQLVCCVVEHASGITKYIYNHYYPLYLMRKFTRGKEILCPAPTRFTTNFIALQSILAYKDELRAMVISREWVSSAYAKDNKGKKNLYAMAFWLNPRFQYDANIIDKHMSTISDVLEKYAYGNLPLQSKITSEMKLFRNVEHDFGQESAINNRTLMPPDVINVNNIEDDCDDEVSKEDVDDLLGVDEIGSIPSTLDPNFAPIDTKELNVFIQQK is encoded by the exons ATGTCTTCACGTGATGGTAGTACTCCAAGTAGTGATCCTTCAATGCCCCAATCATCTCAACCTTCAATTTCCATGTCAAGTGGTAGTAGAGGAAGAACAGATTTGGCATGGGGTCATTGTAGAGAAGCTCCTGAACTTAGTgttgg AGCTAAAGGAGAAGTTGAACAATGTCGTAAATATCCTCCTGATGTTCGACATCAAATGCTTTTGAATCTTAAAGGAAATGTTGggggaaaaaagagagttaGAGAAATGCAAGCAGATTTCAATCCATTAAATGCACGACAAAGAGAGCATGAAGAGATGATGATTAGGCAATtagaagatgatgatggtgattaTGATAAGGATGATGAGGATATCAGTACTAAAAAGCATATGTTACCACTGAAGAttgtaaaagagaaaaagattcAAAGCACCAGCACT AATTGTTGGCAAAGAAAGGAAGCAGTTGAACAGTGTGATCTTGCTTTAGCGAAGTGGATGATTGATGCATGTGTGCCATTTAATGCTGTTAACTCTGTGTATTATCAGCATGCCATAAATGTTGTAACATCCATGGATCATGGTTATAAAGGACCAAACTTGCATACTATTCATGGTTATTACTTGGAAAAAGCAGTTGATGAAGTCAAGATTTATGTTGAGACTTATCGAGAGATTTGGAAGAAGACTAGTTGCACATTAATGGTTGATGGATGGACAGATCAGAAGAGGAGGAATTTAATTAACTTCTTAATATATTGTCCTAAAggaacaatttttttgaaaactgtgGATGTATCAAATGTCTCAAAGACTACTAGATTGTTGTATCAGTTGTTTAGAGAGGTTGTTTTGTATGTTGGGGTACAAAACATTGTGCATATGGTGACTAATAATGCTGCAAATTATATTGTTGCTGGCAAGTTATTGATGGAAgaatttccttcaatattttggtcTATTTGTGCTGCTCATTGCATCAACCTCATACTCCAAGATATTGGTAAATTGCAGTtagtttgttgtgttgttgagcATGCTTCTGGTATCACAAAGTACATTTATAATCATTATTATCCATTGTATTTGATGAGGAAGTTCACTAGAGGAAAAGAAATACTCTGTCCAGCTCCTACTCGTTTTACTACTAATTTCATTGCATTGCAAAGTATTTTAGCTTATAAAGATGAGTTGAGAGCTATGGTGATATCTAGGGAATGGGTCTCATCTGCTTATGCTAAAGAtaacaaaggaaaaaa AAATCTTTATGCAATGGCATTTTGGTTGAATCCTCGATTTCAATATGATGCAAATATAATAGATAAACATATGAGCACTATTTCTGATGTTCTTGAGAAGTATGCATATGGAAATCTACCATTGCAAAGTAAGATTACAAGTGAGATGAAGTTGTTTAGGAATGTTGAACATGACTTTGGTCAAGAATCCGCAATAAATAATCGCACCCTTATGCCTCCAG ATGTCataaatgttaataatattgaagatgattgtgaCGATGAAGTTTCAAAGGAGGATGTTGATGATTTATTAGGTGTTGACGAAATTGGCTCAATTCCATCGACATTGGATCCAAATTTTGCTCCTATAGATACAAAAGAACTTAATGTGTTCATTCAACAAAAGTAA
- the LOC118054801 gene encoding putative hydrolase C777.06c codes for MDRRMVKRAQQVATTPRDHGSALIFLGTGCSSAVPNVRCLLQPSDPPCSVCSQALSVPPNQNPNYRCNTSLVIDHYSESDNAHSYILIDVGKTFREQVLRWFTLHNIPRIDSIILTHEHADAVLGLDDIRAVQPYSPINDIDPTPIYLSHHAMDSIAEKFPYLVQKQLKPGQQIRRVAQLDWHIIEEDHQRPFVASGIQFVPLPVMHGEDYISLGFLFGEKCRVAYISDVSRIPSSTEHVISKASAGQLDILILDTDTLYKNGSHNTHFCLPQTLETVKRLCPKQALLIGMTHEFDHYKVNDFLTEWSQREGIPVQLARDGLRIPVELS; via the exons ATGGATCGAAGGATGGTCAAAAGAGCTCAACAAGTTGCTACAACCCCAAGAGATCATGGATCGGCTCTAATCTTCCTTGGGACAGGATGCTCGAGCGCCGTCCCCAACGTCAGGTGCCTCCTCCAGCCCTCAGATCCTCCTTGCTCCGTTTGCTCTCAGGCTCTCTCCGTCCCTCCCAACCAAAACCCTAACTACAG ATGCAATACATCACTCGTTATAGATCACTACAGTGAGAGTGATAATGCACACAGCTATATATTGATAGATGTGGGCAAGACATTCAGGGAGCAAGTCCTGAGGTGGTTTACTCTCCACAACATTCCTCGTATTGATTCT ATCATTTTGACTCATGAACATGCTGATGCAGTTCTTGGTCTTGATGATATACGTGCTGTGCAACCATATAGCCCGATAAATGACATTGATCCCACTCCCATCTACCTAAGTCACCATGCAATGGATAG CATTGCAGAGAAATTCCCTTACTTGGTACAGAAACAATTGAAGCCAGGCCAGCAAATAAGACGAGTAGCACAGCTGGACTGGCATATAATTGAGGAAGACCATCAAAGACCATTTGTTGCATCAGGCATACAATTTGTTCCTTTGCCA GTGATGCATGGAGAAGATTATATTTCTCTGGGGTTTCTCTTTGGTGAAAAATGTAGAGTAGCTTATATATCTGATGTTTCACGCATTCCATCTAGCACAGAGCATg TAATTTCAAAAGCTAGTGCAGGGCAATTGGATATTCTGATCCTGGACACGGACACTTTATACAAG AATGGGTCTCATAATACACACTTTTGCCTCCCTCAG ACTCTTGAGACAGTGAAGAGATTATGCCCAAAGCAAGCTCTTTTAATTGGAATGACCCATGAATTTGATCATTACAAGGTCAATGACTTTCTAACGGAATGGTCTCAAAG GGAAGGAATACCAGTGCAGCTGGCGCGCGATGGTCTGAGAATTCCTGTAGAACTATCTTAA
- the LOC140956143 gene encoding uncharacterized protein yields MPEVCGPYMFLVTAKDIWDAVRQTYSKVKDAALIYEIKTKLSMTKQGLNIEFDQMRVQILGKESLPSLNEVFSVIRAEEGRRAVMLDAPNTEGSAMLITNSRNMGDAMNGAEVGKIEGKKFPKDDLFCNYCKKAGHTKETCWKLHGKPPRMGRNGGYKWNQSRGHAHLTNSEETTRESSIPEVGGFNQEEIERLRILLNTMEKSSGSCSLAKNGKILISHAFSASNKDHSSIWVIDSGATDHVTHSAGSFKSYQPCPSSQKITVADGSLITIAGQGTIPLNHSLNLKQVLHVPNLTANLLSIQKLIKDINCSVTFFLDHCIFQDLATGKMIG; encoded by the exons ATGCCAGAAGTCTGTGGGCCTTATATGTTTTTGGTGACAGCAAAAGACATATGGGATGCAGTGAGACAGACTTACTCTAAAGTGAAGGATGCTGCGTTAATCTATGAGATTAAGACGAAGCTTTCAATGACCAAGCAAG GACTCAACATAGAATTTGATCAAATGCGAGTCCAAATACTTGGAAAGGAATCTCTACCCTCACTCAATGAGGTATTCTCAGTAATAAGGGCTGAAGAAGGAAGGAGAGCTGTGATGCTGGATGCACCAAATACTGAAGGATCTGCTATGTTGATAACTAATAGCAGAAACATGGGTGATGCCATGAATGGTGCAGAAGTTGGGaagattgaaggaaaaaaattccCTAAAGATGATTTGTTTTGTAACTATTGCAAGAAGGCAGGTCATACAAAGGAGACTTGCTGGAAACTCCATGGAAAACCACCAAGGATGGGGCGTAATGGAGGATACAAATGGAATCAGTCAAGAGGACATGCACACTTAACAAATTCAGAAGAGACAACCCGTGAGTCCAGCATCCCAGAAGTGGGGGGATTCAACCAAGAAGAGATTGAACGCCTAAGGATCCTACTCAACACCATGGAGAAATCATCTGGGTCATGCTCTCTTGCTAAAAATGGTAAAATTCTAATTTCTCATGCATTTAGTGCCTCAAATAAGGACCATTCCAGCATCTGGGTCATAGACTCAGGTGCAACAGACCATGTGACTCATTCTGCAGGTTCATTCAAATCATATCAGCCTTGTCCTAGCAGTCAGAAAATCACAGTTGCTGATGGATCTCTAATCACAATAGCAGGACAGGGAACAATCCCTCTTAATCACTCATTGAACCTTAAACAAGTGCTCCATGTCCCTAACCTTACTGCAAATCTGTTATCCATTCAAAAACTAATCAAAGACATAAATTGTAGTGTAACTTTCTTCCTTGATCACTGCATATTTCAAGACCTAGCTACGGGGAAGATGATTGGGTAG